In Actinomycetota bacterium, a genomic segment contains:
- a CDS encoding M67 family metallopeptidase, giving the protein MTETLRLDPATVDALVERAWSDFPYEVCGLLGIRPDGQLEHLPVTNAERSMTYYVMDGRELLRAMREIEDNGWGLVIYHSHTHTRAYPSRTDVELAAYSEAIYLIVSLQDRDRPEMRAFHIVDGEITEVGIDVVGD; this is encoded by the coding sequence GTGACAGAGACTCTGCGCCTGGACCCCGCCACGGTCGACGCGCTGGTCGAGCGGGCGTGGTCCGACTTCCCCTACGAGGTCTGTGGCCTGCTCGGGATCCGCCCCGACGGCCAGCTCGAGCACTTACCGGTGACCAACGCCGAACGCTCGATGACGTACTACGTGATGGACGGCCGGGAACTCCTCCGTGCGATGCGCGAGATCGAGGACAACGGCTGGGGGCTGGTGATCTACCACTCCCACACCCACACCCGGGCGTACCCGTCTCGCACCGACGTGGAGCTGGCTGCCTACAGCGAGGCCATCTACCTCATCGTCAGCCTCCAGGATCGCGACCGCCCCGAGATGCGTGCGTTCCACATCGTCGACGGCGAGATCACCGAGGTCGGTATCGACGTCGTCGGCGACTGA